From Clavelina lepadiformis chromosome 9, kaClaLepa1.1, whole genome shotgun sequence, the proteins below share one genomic window:
- the LOC143470953 gene encoding uncharacterized protein LOC143470953 — MTIPCETRTRKCDVAQCEEAANVRYASCDHQVCIAHEDATFEACVFCSAPPSLLEDPELLDSSSSELSEHDEDDPADVLLPGNDDDVANIVESDDVNEPNNRVVLGSFIELTEDLQNQQFEAFQEEGTSKDDALHLFSESLQE; from the exons ATGACAATTCCTTGTGAAACACGAACAAG AAAGTGCGACGTCGCACAATGTGAAGAGGCAGCAAACGTGAGGTACGCGTCATGTGACCACCAGGTGTGCATTGCTCACGAAGATGCAACTTTCGAAGCTTGTGTCTTCTGCTCCGCTCCTCCATCTTTACTCGAGGATCCAGAACTACTTGACTCCTCCTCCTCCGAGCTCAGTGAGCACGATGAAGATGATCCGGCCGACGTGTTGTTGCCAGGAAACGACGATGACGTCGCAAACATAGTTGAATCTGATGACGTAAATGAGCCGAACAACCGTGTTGTTCTTGGAAGTTTTATTGAGTTGACGGAAGATTTGCAGAACCAGCAGTTTGAAGCATTCCAGGAAGAAGGAACCAGCAAAGATGATGCACTACATCTTTTTTCGGAATCTCTTCAGGAGTAA